Proteins found in one Hippopotamus amphibius kiboko isolate mHipAmp2 chromosome 12, mHipAmp2.hap2, whole genome shotgun sequence genomic segment:
- the LOC130833564 gene encoding negative elongation factor D-like, with product MDLDQDDLGSAAKRGDWQQQGEEDAQGEEDARVQQECLQQFSTRDYIMEPSIFNTLMRYFKAGGSPEEVIRLLADNYTAAAQTVNLLAQWLIQTGVEPLQVQETVENHLKSLLMQQFDPRKADSIFAEGETPAWLEQMITHPTWRDLIYQLIEVHPDCLMLNFTVRLISDAGYQGEITGVAAACQQLQVFSRVLGTSLASLLDGGEDKLAENLPQFAKMVCHGEHTYLVAQALMSVLAQEGRQGWAVRRIAQEVQRFAQERGHDASRIPLALGTAASYPRLCQALGAMFSKGALNPADITVLFNLFTSVDPPPVELIRVPAFLDLFMESLFKPGARINPDHKHKYIYLLAYAVSVVETWKNNQRVTISQEGLRSTAKAVETAHNVCCAENKGASELLAELSTLYKCIRFPVVAMGVLKWVDWTLSKPSYFQLQPHHNPVHLVLLDEISTRHQLMHPQVLQLLVKLLEMRHAQLDAMEQLELKKTLLDRMVHLLSLGYMLPVVTYIRKCLEKQDTDISLIRHFVTEVLGMIAPPYTSDFVQLFLPILENNSIAGTIQAEGEQDPVTEFLAHCQSNFMLVD from the coding sequence ATGGACCTGGACCAGGACGACTTGGGGAGCGCGGCCAAGCGGGGTGACTGGCagcagcagggggaggaggatgcACAGGGAGAAGAGGACGCCCGGGTCCAGCAGGAATGCCTGCAGCAATTTTCTACCCGGGATTACATCATGGAACCCTCCATCTTTAACACGCTGATGAGGTATTTTAAGGCAGGAGGGTCTCCGGAGGAGGTAATCCGGCTCTTAGCAGACAACTACACGGCTGCGGCCCAGACCGTCAACCTGCTGGCCCAGTGGCTCATTCAGACCGGGGTTGAACCACTGCAGGTTCAGGAAACTGTAGAAAATCACTTGAAGAGTTTGCTGATGCAACAGTTCGACCCCCGCAAAGCAGATTCTATCTTTGCTGAAGGAGAGACTCCTGCTTGGCTTGAACAGATGATAACACATCCCACCTGGAGAGATCTCATTTACCAACTGATTGAAGTGCACCCAGACTGTCTGATGCTGAACTTCACGGTCAGGCTGATTTCTGATGCAGGATACCAAGGGGAGATCACTGGCGTGGCAGCAGCCTGCCAGCAGTTGCAAGTGTTTTCTAGAGTCCTCGGGACCTCTCTAGCTAGCCTTTTGGATGGAGGAGAAGACAAGCTTGCAGAAAATCTCCCTCAGTTTGCTAAGATGGTGTGCCACGGGGAGCACACGTACCTGGTGGCCCAGGCCCTGATGTCCGTGCTGgcccaggaagggaggcagggctgggccgTACGCAGGATCGCACAGGAGGTGCAGCGCTtcgcccaggagagaggccacGATGCCAGTCGGATCCCGCTCGCACTGGGCACAGCGGCCTCCTACCCCCGCTTGTGTCAGGCCCTTGGGGCCATGTTTTCCAAGGGGGCCCTCAATCCGGCCGACATCACAGTCCTCTTCAACCTGTTCACCAGCGTGGACCCGCCTCCCGTTGAACTCATCCGGGTGCCGGCGTTCCTGGACCTCTTCATGGAGTCACTCTTTAAACCAGGGGCCAGGATCAACCCAGACCACAAGCACAAGTACATCTATCTCCTGGCATACGCAGTGAGCGTGGTGGAGACCTGGAAGAACAACCAGCGTGTGACCATCAGTCAAGAGGGTCTGAGGTCAACGGCCAAAGCGGTTGAAACTGCTCACAATGTGTGTTGTGCTGAGAACAAAGGAGCGTCTGAACTCCTGGCAGAGCTGAGCACCCTCTATAAGTGTATCAGGTTTCCAGTGGTAGCCATGGGTGTGCTGAAGTGGGTGGACTGGACCCTATCGAAGCCCAGCTACTTCCAGCTGCAGCCCCACCACAACCCTGTGCATCTGGTTCTGCTGGATGAGATCAGCACCCGCCACCAGCTAATGCATCCCCAGGTCCTGCAGCTGCTGGTGAAGCTCTTGGAGATGCGGCACGCCCAGCTGGACGCAATGGAGCAGCTCGAATTGAAGAAGACCCTGCTGGACAGGATGGTGCACCTGCTGAGCCTGGGCTACATGCTCCCCGTGGTCACTTACATCCGCAAGTGTTTGGAGAAGCAGGACACCGACATTTCCCTCATTCGCCACTTTGTGACCGAGGTGCTGGGTATGATCGCTCCTCCCTACACCTCTGACTTTGTGCAGCTTTTCCTCCCCATCCTGGAAAACAACAGCATCGCCGGCACCATTCAAGCAGAAGGTGAACAGGACCCTGTGACGGAGTTTCTAGCTCACTGCCAGTCTAATTTCATGCTGGTGGACTGA
- the NANOG gene encoding homeobox protein NANOG isoform X2 produces the protein MSVDPACPQSLLGHEASDSSKSSPMPEIYGPEENYASLQMSPAEALDTETVSPLPSSMDVLIQDSPDSSTSPRGKLQPTSAEKSTEKEEKVPVKKQKIRTVFSQTQLCVLNDRFQRQKYLSLQQMQELSNILNLSYKQVKTWFQNQRMKCKRWQKNNWPRNNNSVTQGCLVNSSTNLPMWGNQTWNNPNWSNQSWNSQPWSNHPWNSQTLCPQAWNNQTWNNQFNNYVEEFLQPQIQFQQNSPISDLEATLENAGESYTLIQQTAKYFSSQQQIMDLFPNYSMNIQPEDL, from the exons ATGAGTGTGGACCCAGCTTGTCCCCAAAGCCTGCTTGGCCACGAAGCATCTGATTCTAGCAAATCTTCACCAATGCCTGAGATTTATGGACCTGAAGAAAATTATGCATCTTTGCAAATGTCACCTGCTGAGGCCCTCGACACGGAGACGG tctctcctcttccttcctccatggATGTGCTTATTCAGGACAGTCCTGATTCTTCCACAAGCCCCAGAGGAAAACTACAGCCCACGTCTGCCGAgaagagcacagagaaggaagagaaggtccCGGTCAAGAAACAGAAGATCAGAACCGTGTTCTCTCAGACCCAGCTGTGTGTGCTCAATGACAGATTTCAGAGGCAGAAATACCTCAGCCTCCAGCAGATGCAAGAACTTTCCAACATCCTCAACCTTAGCTACAAACAG GTTAAGACCTGGTTCCAGAACCAGAGAATGAAATGTAAGAGGTGGCAGAAAAACAACTGGCCAAGGAATAACAACAGTGTGACTCAG GGATGCCTGGTGAACTCTTCCACAAACCTGCCCATGTGGGGTAACCAGACCTGGAATAACCCAAATTGGAGCAACCAGAGCTGGAACAGTCAGCCTTGGAGCAACCACCCCTGGAACAGTCAGACCTTGTGCCCTCAAGCCTGGAATAACCAGACTTGGAACAATCAGTTCAACAACTATGTTGAGGAATTCCTGCAGCCCCAGATCCAGTTTCAGCAAAATTCTCCGATCAGTGATTTGGAGGCTACCTTGGAAAATGCTGGGGAAAGCTATACCCTAATACAGCAAACAGCTAAGTATTTCAGTTCCCAGCAGCAAATCATGGATTTATTCCCAAATTATTCTATGAACATACAGCCTGAAGATTTGTAA
- the NANOG gene encoding homeobox protein NANOG isoform X1 encodes MSVDPACPQSLLGHEASDSSKSSPMPEIYGPEENYASLQMSPAEALDTETVSPLPSSMDVLIQDSPDSSTSPRGKLQPTSAEKSTEKEEKVPVKKQKIRTVFSQTQLCVLNDRFQRQKYLSLQQMQELSNILNLSYKQVKTWFQNQRMKCKRWQKNNWPRNNNSVTQGPATTEYPGFYSYHQGCLVNSSTNLPMWGNQTWNNPNWSNQSWNSQPWSNHPWNSQTLCPQAWNNQTWNNQFNNYVEEFLQPQIQFQQNSPISDLEATLENAGESYTLIQQTAKYFSSQQQIMDLFPNYSMNIQPEDL; translated from the exons ATGAGTGTGGACCCAGCTTGTCCCCAAAGCCTGCTTGGCCACGAAGCATCTGATTCTAGCAAATCTTCACCAATGCCTGAGATTTATGGACCTGAAGAAAATTATGCATCTTTGCAAATGTCACCTGCTGAGGCCCTCGACACGGAGACGG tctctcctcttccttcctccatggATGTGCTTATTCAGGACAGTCCTGATTCTTCCACAAGCCCCAGAGGAAAACTACAGCCCACGTCTGCCGAgaagagcacagagaaggaagagaaggtccCGGTCAAGAAACAGAAGATCAGAACCGTGTTCTCTCAGACCCAGCTGTGTGTGCTCAATGACAGATTTCAGAGGCAGAAATACCTCAGCCTCCAGCAGATGCAAGAACTTTCCAACATCCTCAACCTTAGCTACAAACAG GTTAAGACCTGGTTCCAGAACCAGAGAATGAAATGTAAGAGGTGGCAGAAAAACAACTGGCCAAGGAATAACAACAGTGTGACTCAG GGCCCAGCAACTACAGAATACCCAGGCTTCTATTCCTACCACCAGGGATGCCTGGTGAACTCTTCCACAAACCTGCCCATGTGGGGTAACCAGACCTGGAATAACCCAAATTGGAGCAACCAGAGCTGGAACAGTCAGCCTTGGAGCAACCACCCCTGGAACAGTCAGACCTTGTGCCCTCAAGCCTGGAATAACCAGACTTGGAACAATCAGTTCAACAACTATGTTGAGGAATTCCTGCAGCCCCAGATCCAGTTTCAGCAAAATTCTCCGATCAGTGATTTGGAGGCTACCTTGGAAAATGCTGGGGAAAGCTATACCCTAATACAGCAAACAGCTAAGTATTTCAGTTCCCAGCAGCAAATCATGGATTTATTCCCAAATTATTCTATGAACATACAGCCTGAAGATTTGTAA